A single Haloglycomyces albus DSM 45210 DNA region contains:
- a CDS encoding alpha/beta fold hydrolase: protein MSKQRLQQYSDNLALLPGDWNHHFVDANGLRFHVAEAGSGPLILLLHGFPEFWGTWTHQIPALANAGYRVVAADLRGYGASDKPPRGYDAYTMAADIVGLVRALGERQAHVVGHDLGGILAFAAASFHPQQFQSLTIVSAAHPLRQRAALAVDPRGQLAASKHLLAFQLPRYDRRLIADDAAQIGRLMGRWSGRQWRETEDFREHVRLCRNMMQIPQAAFCALEAFRWPFRTSVGLAGRRFVKLIQQPFDVPTLQLHGDSDTCVLPRTAQGSGRYVTNTYEWRLIRGCGHFPQRERPEQLSKEILDWVNQNA from the coding sequence GTGTCCAAACAACGCCTACAGCAATACTCCGACAACCTTGCCCTGCTTCCCGGCGATTGGAACCACCACTTCGTAGACGCCAACGGCCTGCGGTTCCACGTCGCCGAAGCCGGAAGCGGCCCCTTGATCCTCCTGCTCCACGGATTCCCCGAATTCTGGGGTACCTGGACACATCAGATTCCCGCGCTGGCCAACGCCGGTTACCGCGTCGTCGCCGCCGACCTGCGTGGATACGGTGCCAGCGACAAGCCACCACGTGGCTACGACGCCTACACCATGGCCGCCGACATCGTCGGCCTCGTACGCGCACTCGGCGAACGACAAGCGCACGTCGTCGGGCACGACCTCGGAGGCATTCTGGCCTTTGCCGCAGCCTCGTTTCATCCGCAACAGTTCCAGTCGCTCACCATCGTCAGCGCCGCCCATCCACTGCGGCAACGTGCGGCTCTAGCAGTGGACCCACGCGGTCAACTGGCCGCCTCCAAACACCTGCTGGCATTTCAACTCCCCCGCTACGACCGGCGCTTGATCGCCGACGACGCCGCCCAAATCGGGCGGCTCATGGGACGTTGGTCGGGACGGCAATGGCGCGAGACCGAAGATTTCCGGGAACATGTGAGGCTGTGCCGCAACATGATGCAGATTCCCCAGGCGGCGTTCTGCGCTTTGGAGGCCTTCCGCTGGCCGTTCCGCACCTCAGTCGGCCTGGCAGGACGGCGATTCGTCAAACTGATACAACAACCCTTTGACGTGCCGACTCTGCAATTGCACGGCGACAGCGACACCTGCGTACTGCCGCGCACCGCACAGGGTTCCGGCCGCTACGTCACCAATACCTACGAATGGCGGTTGATTCGCGGTTGTGGCCACTTCCCGCAACGGGAACGGCCGGAACAACTCAGCAAAGAAATCCTGGATTGGGTCAACCAAAATGCGTAA
- a CDS encoding phosphoenolpyruvate carboxykinase (GTP), producing the protein MSSATIVTGLKNPPTQHERLLAWVAEVAELTTPDQIVWCDGSDAEWKRLTGELVAFGTLEPIPEKPDSFLARTDPTDVARVEERTFICSTEPEDAGPTNNWTSPEYMRETMTELYRGSMRGRTMYVIPFCMGSLEAERPMFGVELTDSAYVAISMHIMTRMGTHVLEAMGADADFVPALHSVGAPLEPGQSDVAWPCNDTKYISHFPESREIWSYGSGYGGNSLLGKKCYSLRIGSAMGRDEGWLAEHMLILRLTSPEGKVYHITGAFPSACGKTNLAMLESTLPGWKVETLGDDIAWLRFGEDGRLWASNPEYGLFGVAPGTDYKTNPNAMRTLEKGHTLYTNVALTEGGDVWWEGMGEPPLKATDWKGREWTPDSEEPSSHPNSRFCTPIKQCPILADSYEDPRGVPIDAILFGGRRATTIPLVTEARDWVHGVYMGATLSSETTAAAAGKVGVVRRDPMAMLPFIGYNAGDYFNHWVGMGKEAVDESKLPSVFYVNWFRRDEDGDILWPGFGENIRVLKWIVQRIEGNADAVETPIGFNPTPESIDVSGLDLDENDLKKSLKVDVDEWKEEIPLVEEWFSKIGERLPTMLWSELDTLKNRLGINVIDENK; encoded by the coding sequence ATATCCAGCGCTACCATCGTTACCGGCCTGAAAAACCCTCCGACTCAACACGAACGGCTACTGGCGTGGGTAGCCGAGGTTGCCGAACTGACCACTCCCGATCAAATCGTGTGGTGCGACGGTTCGGACGCCGAATGGAAACGCCTCACCGGTGAATTGGTCGCATTCGGGACCCTGGAGCCGATTCCCGAAAAGCCGGACTCCTTCCTCGCCCGTACCGACCCCACCGACGTCGCCCGAGTGGAAGAGCGCACCTTCATCTGCTCCACCGAGCCCGAAGACGCCGGTCCCACCAATAACTGGACTTCTCCCGAATACATGCGCGAGACCATGACCGAGCTCTACCGAGGCTCGATGCGCGGTCGCACCATGTACGTGATCCCCTTCTGCATGGGCTCTCTCGAAGCAGAGCGCCCGATGTTCGGAGTCGAGCTCACCGACTCCGCCTACGTCGCCATCTCCATGCACATCATGACCCGCATGGGGACCCATGTCCTCGAAGCCATGGGTGCCGACGCCGACTTCGTTCCGGCACTGCACTCCGTCGGCGCTCCGCTGGAGCCGGGCCAAAGCGACGTGGCCTGGCCGTGCAATGACACCAAGTACATCTCCCACTTCCCCGAGAGCCGCGAAATCTGGTCCTACGGTTCCGGCTACGGGGGTAACTCCCTGCTGGGCAAGAAGTGTTACTCGCTGCGCATCGGATCGGCCATGGGACGTGACGAGGGCTGGCTCGCTGAGCACATGCTTATCCTGCGTCTGACCTCGCCGGAAGGCAAGGTTTACCACATTACCGGCGCCTTCCCGTCCGCCTGCGGTAAGACCAACCTCGCGATGTTGGAATCGACGCTGCCCGGATGGAAGGTCGAGACGCTCGGAGACGACATCGCCTGGCTCCGCTTCGGAGAGGACGGCCGTCTATGGGCGTCCAACCCCGAATACGGCCTCTTCGGCGTGGCTCCGGGAACCGACTACAAGACCAACCCCAACGCCATGCGCACCCTGGAGAAGGGTCACACCCTATACACCAACGTCGCGTTGACCGAAGGCGGCGACGTGTGGTGGGAAGGCATGGGCGAACCGCCGCTCAAGGCCACCGACTGGAAGGGCCGCGAGTGGACCCCCGACTCCGAAGAGCCCTCCTCGCACCCCAACAGCCGGTTCTGCACCCCCATCAAACAGTGCCCGATTCTGGCCGACTCCTACGAGGACCCGCGTGGAGTACCGATCGACGCGATCCTCTTCGGCGGTCGTCGCGCCACGACCATTCCGCTGGTCACCGAAGCGCGAGACTGGGTCCACGGCGTTTACATGGGTGCGACGCTGTCGAGTGAGACCACCGCTGCCGCCGCCGGAAAGGTCGGTGTGGTGCGGCGTGACCCGATGGCCATGCTGCCGTTCATCGGCTACAACGCCGGGGATTACTTCAACCACTGGGTCGGAATGGGCAAGGAAGCCGTCGACGAGTCCAAGCTCCCGTCGGTGTTCTACGTCAACTGGTTCCGCCGCGATGAAGACGGCGACATCCTGTGGCCCGGCTTCGGGGAGAACATCCGCGTACTGAAGTGGATCGTGCAGCGCATCGAAGGCAACGCCGACGCGGTGGAGACGCCCATCGGATTCAACCCGACGCCCGAATCCATCGACGTATCGGGGCTCGACCTCGACGAAAACGACCTGAAGAAGTCGCTCAAGGTCGACGTCGACGAGTGGAAAGAAGAGATTCCGCTGGTGGAAGAGTGGTTCTCCAAGATCGGCGAGCGCCTGCCCACCATGCTGTGGTCGGAACTCGACACCCTGAAAAACCGCCTCGGCATCAACGTCATCGACGAAAACAAGTAG
- a CDS encoding isoprenyl transferase, with protein MVFSQLLYRIYERRLTKELAGRTLPQHVGVMIDGNRRWARDMGYKDPADGHRAGAKHVNRMLAWCDEVGIRHVTIYLLSTENLSRPKDEVEPLLDIIAELADELAEPQRPWKLQVVGALDLLNTEHAKTLKQAENRTAHKSGVRVNLAVCYGGKQEIADAVRSYLEGEDAKGRSLRDVAADINVEAIASHLYTNGQPDPDLIIRTSGEQRISGFLLWQSAYSEFFFSDTYWPGFRRVDFLRALRSFATRNRRYGK; from the coding sequence GTGGTGTTCTCTCAACTTCTCTACAGAATCTACGAACGCCGGCTCACCAAGGAGCTCGCGGGTCGTACTTTGCCGCAGCACGTCGGCGTCATGATCGACGGTAACCGTCGCTGGGCGCGCGATATGGGGTACAAAGACCCGGCGGACGGGCACCGTGCCGGGGCCAAGCACGTGAACCGCATGCTGGCCTGGTGTGATGAAGTGGGCATTCGCCATGTCACCATCTATCTGCTGTCGACGGAGAATCTGTCTCGACCGAAGGACGAGGTCGAGCCGTTGCTCGATATCATCGCCGAGTTGGCGGACGAGCTGGCCGAACCCCAGCGGCCGTGGAAACTGCAGGTCGTTGGCGCTCTGGATCTGCTCAACACCGAGCACGCCAAGACTTTGAAGCAGGCGGAGAACCGTACCGCGCACAAGAGCGGGGTACGGGTGAATTTGGCGGTCTGTTACGGCGGTAAGCAGGAGATCGCCGACGCGGTGCGTTCGTATCTGGAAGGTGAGGACGCCAAGGGCCGTTCTCTGCGGGACGTCGCCGCCGACATCAATGTCGAGGCCATCGCCTCGCACCTGTACACCAATGGGCAGCCGGACCCCGATCTCATCATTCGTACCAGCGGGGAACAGCGCATCAGCGGTTTCCTGCTGTGGCAGTCGGCGTATTCGGAGTTCTTTTTCTCCGACACGTATTGGCCGGGTTTCCGGCGGGTTGACTTTCTGCGTGCGCTGCGGTCGTTCGCCACCCGTAATCGACGCTACGGGAAATGA
- the nhaA gene encoding Na+/H+ antiporter NhaA, which produces MPKRISQKVRKPQEELLRFLRIETTGGILLLVAAVLAVIVANSPWGELYSDVQATYLGIDGILKMNVQHWASDFLLAFFFLVVGLELKRELVVGQLRDPKKAMLPVIAAAGGIIVPALVAVAITWGTDDVGKVWPVPVATDIAFALAVLAVCARSLPSSLRIFLLTLAIADDIGAIAMIAFLYSNIELWPLVAFVVTLALWIFLQRRRINSVWIYIPLGLLGWYFLHEAGVHATIAAVLFGLATRVKPDKGEDTEHTPCVKAEHALQPFSAGIAVPVFAFFSAGVAVNADTMQEFSSNNAALAVVAGLFFGKFVGVTGGAWLAAKFKLGSLSDDLKWTDISAVAILCGCGFTVALLIAELAYPGGDLAQQQELVKTGVLVGSTISAIVGGSILALRSRVVGRQKQANETEETAT; this is translated from the coding sequence ATGCCGAAGCGAATCTCCCAGAAAGTACGCAAGCCCCAAGAAGAGCTTCTCAGGTTTCTTCGCATCGAGACCACCGGTGGAATACTCCTCCTCGTCGCCGCCGTCCTGGCCGTCATAGTCGCCAATTCGCCCTGGGGCGAGCTCTATTCCGACGTCCAGGCCACCTACCTCGGTATCGACGGCATTCTCAAAATGAATGTCCAGCACTGGGCGTCCGACTTCCTGCTGGCGTTCTTCTTCCTCGTCGTCGGTCTCGAACTCAAACGCGAACTCGTCGTCGGCCAACTGCGCGACCCCAAAAAAGCCATGCTCCCCGTCATCGCAGCCGCCGGCGGAATCATCGTCCCCGCCCTCGTCGCCGTGGCCATCACCTGGGGAACCGACGACGTCGGCAAAGTCTGGCCCGTGCCCGTCGCCACCGACATCGCCTTCGCACTGGCCGTCCTGGCCGTATGCGCCCGCTCGTTGCCCTCCAGCCTGCGCATCTTCCTACTGACCCTCGCCATCGCCGACGACATCGGAGCGATCGCCATGATCGCGTTCCTCTACAGCAACATCGAGCTCTGGCCGCTCGTAGCCTTCGTCGTCACCCTGGCGCTCTGGATCTTCCTGCAACGACGCCGCATCAACAGCGTCTGGATCTACATCCCACTGGGACTACTCGGCTGGTACTTCCTCCACGAAGCCGGAGTACACGCCACCATCGCTGCCGTACTGTTCGGACTCGCCACCCGTGTGAAGCCCGATAAGGGCGAAGACACCGAACACACGCCCTGCGTCAAAGCCGAGCACGCCCTACAGCCGTTCAGCGCCGGAATCGCGGTACCCGTATTCGCCTTCTTCAGCGCGGGAGTGGCCGTCAACGCCGACACCATGCAGGAATTCAGCTCCAACAACGCCGCGCTCGCCGTGGTGGCCGGACTGTTCTTCGGTAAGTTCGTCGGAGTGACCGGTGGTGCCTGGCTGGCCGCCAAGTTCAAACTCGGCAGCCTGTCCGACGACCTGAAATGGACCGACATTTCGGCCGTCGCCATCCTCTGTGGTTGCGGATTCACCGTGGCACTGCTGATCGCCGAACTGGCGTACCCAGGCGGAGACCTCGCCCAACAGCAAGAACTCGTCAAGACGGGTGTCCTGGTCGGCTCCACGATCTCCGCCATCGTCGGCGGCAGCATCCTCGCCCTACGCTCCCGCGTCGTCGGACGACAGAAGCAGGCGAACGAAACCGAAGAGACGGCGACCTAA
- a CDS encoding GNAT family N-acetyltransferase: MAKVALDIVPLDPNNPGHIDDWLDLIKLVEENDFSKLPPVSEASLLAELLASEKYARTKRWLGFVDGKLVAWAKGYLSDADNTHIFDFELEVHPEYRRRGIGSRFVEFLENVAREEGRTSLQAWAVLPYGETEVPDTAVPFGAKFGYKDANTQDLRRVDLQSVDEDEIERLKLEAEPKATDYDIVSWVGMIPEKYLDGVARMEEYLLTDMPLGDWDLQPADLDGTRIKRERVEKLRRGDLALQTVAVHRSSDTVVADTNISVPAGSETWAHQGDTVVDPEHRGHRLGLLVKIANQRLLKSYRPRMKYVATGNATVNDHMIAINEAVGYRLFGKEGVLQKKLE; this comes from the coding sequence ATGGCTAAAGTCGCGCTCGATATCGTTCCACTTGACCCCAACAATCCCGGACACATTGATGACTGGCTCGACCTAATCAAGCTGGTTGAGGAAAATGACTTTTCCAAACTGCCGCCCGTGAGTGAAGCGAGCCTGTTGGCTGAACTTCTCGCGAGTGAGAAGTACGCTCGCACCAAACGTTGGCTTGGCTTCGTCGACGGAAAACTTGTCGCCTGGGCAAAGGGGTATCTGTCAGACGCCGACAATACCCACATTTTCGACTTCGAGCTGGAAGTCCATCCCGAATATCGTCGCCGGGGCATCGGTAGCCGATTCGTGGAGTTCTTGGAAAACGTCGCCCGCGAGGAAGGGCGCACGTCGCTGCAAGCCTGGGCCGTATTGCCCTACGGCGAGACCGAAGTACCCGACACGGCCGTTCCCTTCGGTGCCAAGTTCGGATACAAGGACGCCAACACCCAGGACCTCCGTCGGGTCGATCTGCAATCGGTCGATGAAGACGAAATCGAGCGGCTGAAGCTGGAAGCCGAACCCAAGGCGACCGATTACGACATCGTCAGCTGGGTGGGCATGATTCCAGAGAAGTATCTCGACGGCGTCGCTCGCATGGAGGAGTACCTACTCACCGATATGCCGTTGGGGGATTGGGACTTGCAGCCCGCCGACCTAGACGGAACCCGCATCAAACGCGAGCGCGTGGAGAAACTCCGGCGTGGAGACCTGGCTCTGCAGACGGTCGCGGTGCATCGTTCCAGCGATACGGTCGTTGCCGACACCAATATCTCGGTTCCAGCCGGTAGCGAAACCTGGGCGCACCAAGGCGATACGGTCGTTGACCCCGAACATCGGGGACATCGCCTCGGTTTGCTGGTCAAGATCGCCAATCAGCGGCTTTTGAAGAGCTACCGTCCGCGAATGAAGTACGTGGCCACCGGTAACGCCACGGTCAACGATCACATGATCGCGATCAATGAAGCGGTGGGATACCGCCTGTTCGGCAAGGAAGGCGTGCTTCAGAAGAAACTGGAGTGA
- the acs gene encoding acetate--CoA ligase: MADKNKDTLANLLNEDRSFPPHADFAAAANVKADAYEEAKNDRLAFWDKQAQRLDWTKKWDRVLDWSNAPFAEWFVGGELNVAYNCVDRHVEAGNGDRVALYWEGEPGDDRRITYNELSAEVNRAANTLTDFGIEAGDRVVIYMPMVPEAAIAMLACARIGAVHSVVFGGFSVDALSDRIQDAGAKMVITADGGFRKGKPSGLKETVDAAVERCDTIENVLVVQRTKQDVAWTSKDHWWHETVSNASSEHQPKSFDSEHPLFILYTSGTTGKPKGILHTSGGYLTQTSYTHHAVFDAKPDSDVFWCTADVGWVTGHSYIVYGPLSNGATQVMYEGTPDTPHKGRFWEIVDKYKVTTLYAAPTAIRTFMKWGDDIPAQYDLSSLRLLGSVGEPINPEAWMWYREKIGGGTAPIVDTWWQTETGSIMISPLPGETATKPGSAQVPLPGISIDVVDDDAKSVGAGGGGFLTIGEPWPSMLRGIWGDDERYKKTYWSRFENLYFAGDGAKRDDDGDLWLLGRVDDVMLVSGHNISTTEVESALVSHETVAEAAVVGASDPVTGQGIVAFVIPRGEADSSPEHLSELRNHVAQTLGPIAKPRQVMMVGELPKTRSGKIMRRLLRDIAEDRELGDVTTLQDSSVMSRIKEGLSTGSDE; the protein is encoded by the coding sequence GTGGCTGACAAGAACAAAGACACTCTTGCCAACCTGCTTAATGAAGACCGGAGTTTTCCCCCACACGCCGACTTCGCCGCTGCAGCAAACGTGAAGGCGGACGCCTATGAGGAAGCGAAGAACGACCGCCTGGCCTTCTGGGACAAACAGGCGCAACGCCTGGACTGGACGAAGAAGTGGGATCGGGTACTCGACTGGTCCAACGCACCGTTCGCCGAATGGTTTGTGGGCGGAGAGCTCAACGTCGCCTACAACTGCGTGGACCGGCACGTCGAAGCCGGGAACGGCGACCGGGTGGCCCTGTACTGGGAAGGCGAGCCGGGCGACGACCGCCGTATTACGTACAACGAACTGTCCGCTGAAGTCAATCGCGCCGCCAATACCTTGACCGACTTCGGCATCGAGGCGGGCGACCGCGTCGTAATCTACATGCCGATGGTTCCCGAAGCCGCGATCGCCATGCTGGCCTGCGCCCGCATCGGGGCGGTCCATTCGGTCGTATTCGGTGGCTTCAGCGTGGACGCCCTCAGCGACCGTATCCAGGACGCGGGCGCCAAGATGGTCATCACCGCCGACGGTGGCTTCCGTAAAGGCAAGCCGTCGGGCCTGAAGGAGACGGTGGACGCAGCCGTCGAACGCTGCGACACGATCGAGAACGTTCTGGTCGTGCAGCGCACCAAACAGGACGTGGCGTGGACCTCCAAGGACCACTGGTGGCACGAGACGGTATCCAACGCCTCGTCCGAGCATCAGCCGAAGAGTTTCGACTCCGAACATCCGCTGTTCATTCTCTACACTTCCGGCACCACGGGGAAGCCGAAGGGAATTCTGCACACCTCCGGCGGCTACCTCACGCAGACGTCGTACACCCATCACGCGGTCTTCGACGCCAAACCCGACAGCGACGTCTTCTGGTGCACCGCCGACGTCGGCTGGGTGACCGGGCACTCCTATATCGTTTACGGCCCCCTGTCCAACGGCGCCACTCAGGTCATGTACGAGGGAACACCCGATACCCCGCACAAGGGCCGGTTCTGGGAGATCGTGGACAAGTACAAGGTCACCACGCTCTACGCCGCCCCGACCGCGATTCGTACCTTCATGAAGTGGGGAGACGACATTCCCGCGCAATACGATCTGTCCTCGCTGCGTCTGCTGGGCAGTGTGGGCGAGCCGATCAACCCGGAGGCCTGGATGTGGTACCGGGAGAAGATCGGTGGCGGCACGGCCCCGATCGTGGACACCTGGTGGCAGACCGAGACCGGTTCGATCATGATCTCGCCGCTTCCGGGTGAGACGGCCACCAAGCCCGGTTCGGCACAGGTCCCGCTCCCGGGAATCAGCATCGACGTGGTGGACGACGACGCCAAGTCGGTCGGTGCCGGTGGCGGTGGTTTCCTGACCATCGGGGAACCGTGGCCGTCCATGCTGCGCGGCATCTGGGGCGACGACGAGCGTTACAAGAAGACCTACTGGTCTCGTTTTGAGAACCTCTACTTCGCCGGGGACGGCGCGAAGCGCGACGACGACGGCGACCTGTGGCTGCTGGGCCGGGTCGACGACGTCATGCTGGTCAGCGGCCACAACATCTCCACTACCGAAGTGGAGTCGGCGCTGGTCAGTCACGAAACGGTAGCCGAGGCCGCCGTGGTCGGTGCCTCCGACCCGGTGACCGGGCAGGGCATCGTGGCGTTCGTGATTCCGCGCGGCGAGGCCGATTCCAGCCCTGAGCACCTCAGCGAACTACGCAATCACGTGGCGCAGACGCTGGGACCGATCGCCAAGCCGCGTCAGGTCATGATGGTGGGCGAGCTGCCCAAGACGCGTTCGGGCAAGATCATGCGTCGGCTGCTACGCGACATCGCCGAAGACCGCGAGCTCGGCGACGTCACCACCTTGCAGGACTCCAGCGTCATGTCCCGCATCAAGGAAGGTCTCTCGACCGGTTCCGACGAATAG